One Hypomesus transpacificus isolate Combined female chromosome 16, fHypTra1, whole genome shotgun sequence genomic window carries:
- the eya2 gene encoding eyes absent homolog 2 has product MAAYGQTQYSPALQPAGPYAPYTHHTQGYSMPSYNIKTEDGLSHSPGQNSLLGYSNFSSTPPSQALYSYSTHGGSISSGIFQGSNAITSSTPFNPTQQDFSAYSSYSQSQYSPYYNSHYNSPYLAGSNINPAAITSPLAYQHPEHPVVLPNHSPQSHSGEYQLPPSPPTPGKEEGVPARRSSDGKLRGRKRVSDPTPPLDSDIERVFVWDLDETIIIFHSLLTGSFSTRFGKDSSKAVSLGLWMEEMIFNLADSRLFFNDLEECDQVHIDDVASDDNGQDLSTYNFGSDGFQSATGAGTLCLGSGVHGGVDWMRKLAFRYRRVKEIYNTYKNNVGGLLGSPKREEWLQLRREMEVLTDVWLTQALKALALINSRPNCVNVLVTTTQLIPALSKVLLYGLGSAFPIENIYSATKTGKESCFERVAQRFGRRAVYVVIGDGVEEETVAKKKNMPFWRVSCRADLEALSHALELDYL; this is encoded by the exons ATGGCGGCATATGGACAGACCCAGTACAGCCCCGCCCTCCAGCCTGCCGGACCCTACGCACCCTACACGCACCACACGCAGGGCTACAGCATGCCCTCCTACA ACATTAAAACCGAGGATGGTCTCAGCCACTCCCCAGGACAGAACAGCCTCCTGGGCTACTCAAACTTCAGCAGCACTCCACCGAGCCAAGCACTCTACAGCTACTCCACACAcg GTGGCAGTATTTCATCTGGAATTTTCCAAGGATCAAATGCGATCACCAGTTCAACTCCATTTAACCCCACGCAACAG gATTTCTCTGCCTACTCCAGCTACAGCCAGAGCCAGTACTCTCCTTACTACAACTCCCACTACAACAGCCCGTACCTTGCAGGCAGCAACATCAACCCAGCCGCCATCACCTCCCCCTTAGCCTATCAGCACCCGGAACACCCCGTAGTGCTGCCCAATCACAGCCCACAGTCACATTCAG gagaATACCaactgccccccagcccccccacgccagggaaggaggagggggtccCGGCTCGACGAAGCTCAGATGGAAAGctgagaggcaggaagagagtcagcgaccccaccccccccctggaCTCTGATATAGAG CGCGTGTTCGTGTGGGACCTGGATGAGACCATCATCatcttccactctctcctcacagGGAGCTTCTCCACGCGCTTTGGCAAG GACTCTTCCAAAGCCGTGTCTCTGGGGCTGTGGATGGAGGAGATGATTTTCAACCTGGCCGATTCCCGTCTCTTCTTCAACGACTTGGAG GAATGTGACCAGGTTCATATTGATGACGTGGCATCCGACGACAATGGCCAGGACCTGAG CACGTATAACTTTGGCTCGGACGGCTTCCAGAGCGCCACGGGGGCCGGGACCCTGTGTCTGGGCTCAGGGGTCCACGGGGGAGTGGACTGGATGAGGAAGCTGGCGTTCCGCTACCGTAGGGTAAAGGAGATCTACAACACCTACAAGAACAACGTGGGAG GTCTGCTGGGCAGTCCTAAGAGAGAGGAGTGGCTGCAGCTgcggagggagatggaggttcTGACGGACGTGTGGCTGACACAGGCCCTCAAGGCCCTGGCCCTCATCAACTCCAG GCCCAACTGTGTGAACGTGCTGGTGACCACCACCCAGCTGATCCCGGCCCTGTCCAAAGTGCTGCTCTACGGCCTGGGCTCAGCCTTCCCCATCGAGAACATCTACAGCGCCACCAAGACAG GGAAGGAGAGCTGCTTCGAGCGCGTGGCCCAGCGGTTCGGTCGCCGTGCGGTGTATGTTGTAATAGGAGACggcgtggaggaggagacggtAGCAAAGAAG AAGAACATGCCATTCTGGAGAGTGTCGTGTCGCGCTGATCTGGAGGCTCTGAGCCATGCACTGGAGCTGGACTACCTCTAG
- the tgm5l gene encoding transglutaminase 5, like, which translates to MGSHFAEKNPEDTLNLMEDLSVQYVNLEELANQQSHETQGFTSRSLVVRRGAPFRVTLDLKGRPFNPQTDTLIFKALLGRLRVSFPVTFSKEVSLSGWGACFSQEGLNPLAPSVFLSTPASAAVGQYSLQLHVLTQICQKAYMVGRLILLCNPWCREDAVYIPFEDQRNEYVKNESGLLFMGPPSNLVSRPWSFDQYEPGILEICMMILQLSPQHSRNHKQDYLSRGDPVYISRVVSAMINCEDDRGVLKGNWSGDFSQGVPPSKWTRSEDILRLWAKSGFSPVKYGQCWVYAAVMCTVMRVLGIPTRVVTNFNSAHDTNGNLVIEEFYSETGMKLPQTTESIWNFHVWVECWMTRPDLGSGLDGWQVLDPTPQERSGGVFCCGPAPIRAIRDRQVDLPYDVPFVVAEVNADVHMVVVRQGQVISRSIDTERVGSLVCTKAVGLPRPCNITANYKATKAPSSGTRSRGSSVSPRGTLSRGSTQGLSVSLALLKMPVSGESISFAVTITNMEAIPKVLKEHVNAQAKTYDHSPSDTFWESHSLIQIAPLEVKVLRHHIGASQYEGLVGEDLVNLAVVLKDQASSQTFLASEEINVPSAELSIQVSDEDSIVPHKEYQAVVAFINPFSVPVSGILTVCAAGLIEGKAHSRIHLLQPGGSVERTVSFTPRMVGVKMLQASLTLENHPAVVRGFHMVPVKAP; encoded by the exons ATGGGTTCTCATTTCGCCGAGAAAAACCCTGAAGACACACTCAATCTAATGGAAG ATTTAAGCGTTCAATATGtcaacctggaggagctggctaACCAACAGAGTCATGAGACACAGGGCTTCACATCCAGGAGCCTCGTCGTACGAAGAGGAGCGCCCTTCCGAGTCACTCTGGACCTCAAGGGCAGGCCCTTCAACCCCCAAACTGATACCCTCATCTTCAAAGCCCTACTAG GTCGTCTCCGAGTGTCCTTTCCCGTCACCTTCTCCaaggaggtctctctctctggatgggGGGCCTGTTTCAGCCAGGAGGGCCTCAATCCCCTTGccccctctgtgttcctctccacccctgcctcaGCCGCTGTGGGCCAGTACAGTCTGCAGCTGCATGTGCTCACCCAGATTTGCCAGAAGGCATACATGGTGGGACGCCTCATCCTGCTCTGTAATCCCTGGTGCCGTG AGGATGCAGTGTACATTCCCTTTGAAGACCAGAGGAATGAATATGTCAAGAATGAATCTGGCCTGCTCTTCATGGGCCCTCCCAGCAACCTTGTGTCTAGACCATGGTCTTTTGACCAG TATGAGCCAGGGATCCTGGAGATCTGTATGATGATTCTACAGCTCAGCCCCCAGCACAGCAGGAACCACAAACAGGACTATCTGAGTAGAGGAGACCCCGTCTATATCAGCAGGGTCGTGTCGGCCATG ATTAACTGTGAGGACGACCGTGGCGTCCTGAAAGGAAACTGGTCAGGGGACTTCAGTCAGGGAGTACCCCCCTCCAAGTGGACTAGAAGTGAAGACATTCTGAGGCTATGGGCCAAGTCTGGTTTCAGCCCTGTCAAGTACGGCCAGTGCTGGGTATATGCTGCTGTCATGTGCACCG TCATGCGAGTGCTTGGTATTCCCACCCGAGTCGTCACTAACTTCAACTCCGCCCACGACACCAATGGCAACCTGGTGATTGAGGAGTTCTACAGTGAGACAGGAATGAAACTGCCCCAAACTACCGAGAGCATATG GAACTTCCATGTATGGGTAGAGTGTTGGATGACACGTCCCGACCTGGGCTCAGGATTGGACGGCTGGCAAGTGTTAGACCCCACCCCACAGGAACGGAGCGGAG GAGTGTTCTGCTGTGGCCCCGCCCCTATAAGGGccatcagagacagacaggtggacctGCCTTACGACGTGCCCTTCGTGGTGGCCGAGGTGAACGCCGATGTTCACATGGTCGTGGTGAGGCAGGGTCAGGTGATCAGCCGCAGCATCGACACGGAGAGGGTGGGCTCCCTCGTCTGCACCAAGGCCGTCGGTTTACCCCGGCCGTGCAACATCACAGCCAATTATAAAGCCACCAAAG CGCCGTCATCGGGTACAAGGTCCAGGGGGTCCTCTGTGTCCCCAAGAGGAACACTGAGCAGAG GTTCCACCCAGGGCTTGTCCGTGTCTCTGGCCCTGCTGAAGATGCCTGTGTCAGGGGAGAGCATCTCCTTTGCAGTGACCATCACCAACATGGAGGCCATACCCAAGGTCCTGAAAGAGCATGTCAACGCACAGGCCAAGACGTACGACCACAGCCCCTCAGACACCTTCTGGGAGAGCCACAGCCTAATACAGATAGCCCCCTTAGAAG TCAAGGTGCTGCGCCACCACATCGGTGCGTCCCAGTACGAGGGCCTGGTGGGAGAGGACCTGGTCAACCTGGCTGTGGTGCTGAAGGACCAGGCCAGTTCCCAGACCTTCCTGGCCTCCGAGGAGATTAACGTCCCCAGCGCGGAGCTCTCCATACAG GTTTCAGACGAGGACTCCATTGTTCCACACAAGGAGTACCAGGCTGTGGTAGCCTTCATCAACCCCTTCTCTGTCCCAGTCAGCGGGattctgactgtgtgtgccGCCGGGTTGATAGAGGGGAAGGCTCACTCAAG GATCCACTTGCTTCagccagggggcagtgtggagAGGACTGTCTCTTTCACACCTCGGATGGTGGGGGTGAAGATGTTGCAGGCTAGcctgaccctggagaaccacccTGCAGTCGTCAGAGGATTCCACATGGTTCCTGTCAAGGCTCCCTAG